Proteins encoded within one genomic window of Zootoca vivipara chromosome 12, rZooViv1.1, whole genome shotgun sequence:
- the LOC118092150 gene encoding zona pellucida sperm-binding protein 3-like, which yields MWYSKGLGCLLLCCVIESVACATTGESPRHKPITGQLHNGASEESSRQADVPSPRQPLTWSPASSLRHVAVQCHEDEMVIAVRRDLFGSEQLIQAADLHLGLQGCRYTSANASDLVVFEVGLQECGINLQTTADSLVYRTRLYYNPSSASGPGIARNSSVEIPIECHYPREDKVSSNGTKPIGVPFTSTKSAEGGFRFSLRLMTDDWSAERKSTRYWLGDYLHIQADVERREDQLPLRLLVDSCVATQMPEEDASLQYAILDFHGCLVDGRIHDVKSAFKIPRPRLETLQFTIEAFRFAEDIRNLIYIACHLRGVTTDKGPDPLNKACSFNSQRSLWLPVEGSEDICNCCETGNCASSKGWPSTNNPSNRRTPEQWKQVTSGSATVGISEGEAEADLLVGPLLILDAPWDLQKGDVGTTDMGAQGESHVIEAEADSTVGRQFILKADEGLGWLLDSDEAVTTTDGAPHTTPENVVAAKLTSATDESLGKLAPSVEIAKLSLQGTASPKGTVLEQIQTTAAAIVVLAILSCVF from the exons ATGTGGTACTCCAAAGGGCTTGGGTGCTTATTGTTGTGTTGCGTGATTGAGAGTGTGGCTTGTGCTACTACGGGGGAGTCTCCGAGGCACAAGCCCATCACTGGGCAACTGCATAATGGAGCTAGCGAAGAATCTTCAAGGCAAGCTGATGTGCCTTCTCCTAGGCAGCCCTTGACTTGGTCACCCGCTAGCTCTCTGCGACATGTTGCAGTGCAATGCCACGAAGACGAAATGGTGATAGCCGTTCGCAGAGATCTGTTTGGGTCCGAGCAGCTGATCCAAGCAGCTGATCTCCACTTAGGCTTGCAAGGCTGCCGATACACTTCTGCTAATGCTTCTGACTTGGTTGTTTTTGAGGTGGGGCTTCAAGAGTGTGGCATTAATCTACAG ACAACAGCAGACTCCCTGGTCTACCGCACAAGACTGTACTATAACCCAAGCTCTGCAAGCGGCCCTGGAATTGCAAGGAACAGCTCAGTAGAGATCCCTATTGAGTGCCACTACCCTAG gGAAGATAAGGTGAGCAGCAATGGCACCAAGCCTATTGGGGTTCCTTTTACTTCGACAAAGTCTGCAGAAGGAGGGTTCCGCTTTTCCCTGCGTCTGATGACTG ATGACTGGAGTGCTGAGAGGAAGTCTACTCGATATTGGCTGGGCGACTATCTCCATATCCAAGCAGATGTTGAGAGGCGAGAAGACCAGTTACCTCTCAGGCTATTAGTTGATAGCTGTGTGGCCACACAGATGCCAGAAGAAGATGCCAGCCTACAATATGCAATTCTTGACTTTCATGg ATGCCTGGTCGACGGGAGAATTCATGATGTGAAATCAGCCTTCAAAATCCCAAGACCACGCCTGGAAACCCTCCAGTTCACCATAGAAGCGTTCAGATTTGCTGAGGACATAAGGAACTTG ATCTACATTGCTTGCCATCTGAGAGGCGTCACGACCGACAAAGGACCAGATCCTCTAAATAAAGCTTGTTCGTTCAACAGCCAAAGAAGCCT TTGGCTACCAGTAGAAGGCTCCGAGGACATCTGTAACTGCTGTGAGACTGGGAACTGTGCATCATCTAAAGGATGGCCCAGCACAAACAACCCCAGCAATCGCCGTACACCAGAACAGTGGAAACAAGTGACTTCGGGGTCAG CTACCGTTGGCATCTCGGAAGGGGAAGCTGAGGCGGACCTTCTGGTGGGACCTCTCTTAATCCTTGATGCTCCTTGGGACCTCCAGAAAGGGGACGTGGGAACAACAGACATGGGGGCCCAAG GTGAATCTCATGTGATAGAAGCCGAGGCTGACTCTACAGTTGGACGCCAGTTTATCCTCAAGGCAGACGAAGGACTCGGATGGCTCCTGGATTCCGATGAGGCTGTGACAACAACTG ATGGTGCACCACACACCACACCTGAAAATGTTGTTGCGGCCAAGCTAACCTCTGCTACAGATGAAAGCTTGGGTAAGCTGGCACCCTCTGTGGAGATAGCAAAGTTGTCACTGCAAG GCACTGCATCACCGAAGGGGACTGTCCTGGAACAAATCCAAACCACAGCAGCTGCAATCGTGGTGCTTGCCATATTGAGCTGCGTCTTCTAG